TGGCTTAACGGTGGCTGATCTGACAGTCGAGGAAGCTCACCAACAAGCCCAGCAATACTATGCTGGCGATGCTGAAATCAGTAGCGCAACTCTAATAGAGGCCAATCCACCATCTGAAATTGGTTCTCGTGCCCTGCCCTTATGGCGTATTGATTTTGATGATATATGGGGATCAAGCCTATATATTTCTCCTCAAACTGGTGAATTAGTAAGCAAGCGACATACGCTGTGGCGAGTGTTCGATTTCGCGTGGATGCTCCATATTATGGATTACGACGAGCGGGAGAATGTCAATAATGGCATCTTACGGATCACCTCGAGTCTAGCTCTGCTGCTGGTTTTCAGCGGCGTTTGGTACTTGTACTTCCGACTTAATTTGGGTCGTATTTGGCGGAGAAAAGCACAGTGACACTGCGTTTTCTGCATAAGTGGCTCGGCGTGGTTATCGGCTTGCAAGTGATAATATGGGTAGTCAGTGGCATGCTGATTAGTTTTATTGATCATAAAACAGTTTCTGGTCGACTAACTCGTACGCCCCAAGACTTGCCTGCCATAGCCCAGGTAAAAGCGCCGTTATTTCCAATTCAGAAACTGATTGCGTCGGCACCAACATCTCAGGTCAGTTCAGTCGCATTAACGACCTTCATGCAAACCTTGAGTTATCGCTTAGAAACGCCTAGCGGCCCACTTTTTTATGATGCGACAACTGGCCGCCCTCTGACCGTATCGAAGCAGGAAGTGCAACAAGTGGCGGTACAAAGCTATCAAGGTGACGGCCGATTAATGTCTGTTGAATACCTTAAAAGCGGAAGTCGTGACGATAATATTAAGGACGCTGCCTGGCGCGCCAACTTTGATGATGACCTCGCTACACGAGTTTACATTTCTACCGCCGACGCGTCGGTTCTGGCGCATCGAAACCGTTACTGGAAAGTGGTCGACTTTCTGCTAATGTTGCACTTCATGGACTATCCTCGAAAGCATAATTTCAATAACCCGCAAATACTGATTGTGGCATTTTTGACATTATGGTTAGCAATCTCAGGAGTATTGCTGGTGATGACGACCTTTACACGTCGTGATTTTACTCGGCGTGGCTTAGTTCGCTAAAGCGCTTGGCGCGACTTACGTTTTTGCTTTGCATAGTTTTTGCTTTGCATAGTTTTTGCTTTGCATAGTTTTTGCTTTGCATAGTTTTAGCTCTGTATAGTTGCTGATCTCACTAGCGCCAAACCACAAATGAGAATGAGTAGAGCCAGCAATGCGCGATCAAATAAAGCCGGATGTTGGCTATAAAATGAGCCTTGTGCCTTATTCGAAATCGGCACGTCGACCAAGTAGCCCGCAGCACGTCTGAAATCTGACTCAAATAGTCTATCCCCACTCGGTGAAACGACAATTGACGGCCCGTTGTTAGTGACGTGTACCAGCGGGAGCCGGTTTTCGACAGCTCTGAGCGTCGATGACATAATATGTTGATAAGGTTGAATACTTGAACCAAACCAACCGTCATTTGATAGCCCCAGCAACAACCCGCCGGGTCTGTCTGTTTGACCACGCTCTAGGCGGGACTTGTGAACCGCTGTGCCAACGAATGCAGGAAATGTTGTTTCATAACAAATCAACGGAATTATTGTGGCCGACTCGGTGTCAAACGACAAAAACTGATCTCCGGCCTGAATTTCATTGAGAAAGTCTCCCAACCAACGTTTAATCGCCGCCTTGGAAGCCGGTTCGCCTACGAACCATGGCAAATATTCACCGAAAGGAATGCGCTTTAATTTTTGATATTGGCC
The sequence above is a segment of the Arenicella xantha genome. Coding sequences within it:
- a CDS encoding PepSY domain-containing protein gives rise to the protein MTLRFLHKWLGVVIGLQVIIWVVSGMLISFIDHKTVSGRLTRTPQDLPAIAQVKAPLFPIQKLIASAPTSQVSSVALTTFMQTLSYRLETPSGPLFYDATTGRPLTVSKQEVQQVAVQSYQGDGRLMSVEYLKSGSRDDNIKDAAWRANFDDDLATRVYISTADASVLAHRNRYWKVVDFLLMLHFMDYPRKHNFNNPQILIVAFLTLWLAISGVLLVMTTFTRRDFTRRGLVR
- a CDS encoding PepSY domain-containing protein, with product MKASRLSQKLHKWLGLLVGLQLLIWTLSGLYMVVIDIDIIHGDHLVVEPSNQLDLIDWPSLPPTLFETLAKANPEAQSISLNLLRSQLMYHVDNPNKTTLYDAKSGLTVADLTVEEAHQQAQQYYAGDAEISSATLIEANPPSEIGSRALPLWRIDFDDIWGSSLYISPQTGELVSKRHTLWRVFDFAWMLHIMDYDERENVNNGILRITSSLALLLVFSGVWYLYFRLNLGRIWRRKAQ